tatcaagcagcaaaatgagctgttttgtacagctaaaaatagctggacgcggatgagaccggaagccttgcacataaaatttacaaatggctgcgcccactcttacgggaaacATAAGGTGGATAGATGATAACGTCCTTCAAATTAATAGCGACTACAGTTTTTTACTAGTGAAGTCACATAATTAGAGTATACATTACAaatagtgtgtgtgttagaTTACAAACTGTAGATGAAATATATCTCACAACAAAATAACATGGAATTTGTGCCTTTAATGCTTTCAGAAAAGCAACTGAACACCAAAGTACACTTTCTTGTAAGAAGTGGCCTATATAGGGCGGGAAATTTTTACAATAAGTCTAGACACACCTACTGTACACATCAATCATCACGATATGAGGAGGCACGTCCGACAGCAGAGCTAAGGAACCATGGAGAAAACTATTAAGGATCACCTAGAGAATGCTTTTGATGGTCTGAGGgcagaaaagtttaaaaagtttaaaaacaaattgtgCAACCGGACGGAAGAACCGCGCATATGACGAGCTGAAGTCGAAAAACTTGAAGACGCCATAGATCTCACCGATGTAATAGTAAACACTTTCACAACATCTGGTGCTGTTGCTGTAACAGTCgaaattttaaaggctattggcTGTAATAAACAAGCAGAGGACCTCATCAAGAACACGGGACAATGTGAggtcaattattattaatgaatttaaatacacaactaCATTCTTAAGGAGTAGACAAAGTACTAGGTTGAAGATCTCTTTCACACTTGTGAAAAACTGGAGAATAGTGCACGCTGTTTAGCTGGGATAACTGCACATATATGCTTCAAGTTATGTTTTATTGATTACAAATAAATGGGAACCAGTTCTTAATTGGTACAACTGGTACATTACAAAtttgtaaatttacattttaatgtaaattgcatttgttttttgcaaataatTGTTTCTTGAAGTAACCTACTAAATAGAATTGACAAGAAAAATTGTACTCCTGAGTTGACTTCAACTCAATTTTTCAGTTTCCTTTGATGTTTGTGGCTGGAGAAGGCAAccttatctatatatatttagttttctgTGCACATATGTATGAACGAGCGACGTTGAGATGTACTGAAAGAGATTCATTGAAACTTTAACTTGTTTTTCAGCAGTTGTTCAGCAGCTTCCTTCACAAAGCTGAAGCGCTCCATCTAATGGTGAATACATGTAATTGTTTTTGAAGGGCATTTAGAAAATAGGTTTCAAATTACTTTACTGTTTAGTAGAGATAATGACAGGGCTCATTTATAACCTAAAATATCACAATGCATAGCTCTGATTAATATAAACTCCATTATCAGTATCCTCACAATCTGACCACATGCTTGTTTCCATCTCTTTCATAGAGCACTTCATCGACAGGAATTGGACAAAGCTGGTAAAGCGAGTGAGTAACGTAGACGGTGTCCTAGATGAACTTCTTGAGAAGAAAATCATTACATGTGAGCATTAACAGTGCCATCCGTTCTGAGAAAACCTCAAAAGATAGGATGAGAAAGCTATTATTGGGCCCAATTAGATCTGCTGGAACTAAAGGGAAAGATGCTTTATACTTCGCTCTCAAGGACACTGAGGCTTGCTTAATAGAAGACCTGGAGCAACAGTGAACAAACCtggatatttttacatttaatgtttttatttacgtATTGTCTAATTAGTGTACAGGATACATGATAAAAACAAGTGACTTCCATTTCGAAATTAACAGCAAACAAATggtgtttaaacattttaacttgCCATCGTTTGAATGTTGTTTCCCGTACTTTTTTCTTCCAAGCAGACAAACTGTCACAAAATCAGGTGCATCTAACATCTTGAAGATAAAAACACTTGTCTTATATCTTGAAAAAATTGCCATCGACTAATTGTTTTTGAATCACCAGTCAATAAACAAGCAAATCAAGAAACCAGACTAAGAAACTAACCATTTTAGTGTCTTTAGACTGATGTAATTTAGTtaaaatgtctgtttatttaGACTCGTTATATTCCAGATTCAATTTTGCAAATAATGTCTTATTAATACAATAATGTATCTGTTTTTATTGCAATGTGACTTAATCATTCTACATTCTGATTTTAGCTTAGTCAATGCAATGCTATAGAGTAGCATTAGTATACTATACAGTAGAAATGTCACTAGAAATATACGTAAGTTTTATATTAGCTGCAAGACTAGTCGTCAtccttattattaaaaaaacaaaaacgtttggccaaaaatgacaatttgctgaagtcatccaagatgtagatgagtttgtttcttcattggagcatttggagaaatttagcataatttgctcaccaactgatcctctgcagtgaatgggtgccgtcagaatgagagtccaaacagctgataaaaacatcacaataatccacaagcaataaTAAACCCATCATTAGGAATTTTTTTAGCTTCCATCTATAATATtgctccagtgaaaaagttaatTCACCTGAATCAGaagaaaaatatccacagaTCAAGAcagtttacagttttaaaaagccctaatgatggatttgtttattacaaacactcaGCTTTTCACTCCACAAGATTTTAATTGATGGACAGGAATACTTgcggattattgtgatgtttggactctcattatgacggcacccattcactgcagaggatcctttggtgagcaagtgatgtaatgttagttctccaaatctgttttgatgaagaaactaATTCAGCTACATATTACAtcttttcagcaaatttttacttttgggTAACTATTCCTTCAAGACTACGTATCAAATATATTAGCAATAACTTAGTAAGCCTATCCTCTATTCACTGTAAGTGAAAAGCCTACTAACCAAAACTGTAgttattccaaataaatgcCATCACAAGGGTCTTTCGGCTGTGAAAGTCTGTGAAAACAAAAGATGAAAACAGGACACTTTAAATCACAAAggtataaaataacattatgcgtattgtgtaaaacaaacaaaacgtaATTAGGACTTACTTGCTTTGAGAGCGTGCAGCTTTTCTGGCCTCTCGAGCTTCGTTCTCAGCTGAGATCTTCCTATAGCAGTAAATCAGCACTCCAATCATCCACAGCTGCAGAACTGCGATCAGCACGTACATCATGATCTCAGAGATCACAGCTGTGAGCTCAGGATTGGCTTTGGgagtaaaaaaaatcagatattCAGATTACATGCTGAAATGCAAATGTACCTCTTGTGAAAGGGTGTTAAATGGATCTCACCTTTTTCCACAACTGTGAGTTCCACTTCTTTACTTATTACCACATGTCCCTCATCCAGAGGAAGGTACAGCGTACGGTGGAAGGTACATAGGTAAGTCCCAGTGTCGTTATATGTGACATTGTGAATAAAGATGGAACCAGTTTGCACATCCTTTGTCCCCATAGTTCCATGCCACACTAATCTTCCCTCAAAGTTTTCATGAAGAATGGTGGGATTATTATATTCATACTGAAAAATCTGAGAgggacagagatattacttgaATAAAAATCTGTGAAAAGCCATATATGCGGCAACCTGACAACAGGCTTTCTGATCCAAAGAATTACTGTACTAACATGGACAAACTCCTCAGTTCCAGGTGCCCTGTAGTGCCAATCAACAATAGCAGAACCAGGCACTTCTTCTCTTCTTTTGCAGGAAATGCAACCTAACAGAAAGCCTTCTCCGGCCACAGCCTCTGTCATGGAGTCCACTTCTGCACATCCAGTTTGGCCTTGCGGCACTACGATAAGACATATTGAAACCGAGAGTTGGACAGAATGTTTAACAAGCAAGAAAAAGACATGTAAGATTATTATAATTCAGATGCATTaagctgtactaatcggtcagaccaagaaaaacatttggagtattatagactgccaaacgttataacaaatcaaggagaagagtgcaaaaaactgtctgaggaacaaaagaggtttgtggttggccaaactgaaccaggatttccagggcaagaatcttgacaacattcgtgtttgttcttataattttcagtcaggtaggtgaaatattaagcTAATTTCTTAATGAATACTGCTCATGCATATCTTTACCAGCTAtttactttagtttgtcaaattactaagtccttctctatatgatttagcagcttccacacattttttccattaaacaccataaattagcagaacattatattcagtagtacattaaccgtgcaatccatgttgttgtttacatccTAGTGTCGCCAATATGGATAGggatccgggtaactgaccaagtCGTGACATTTTGCCTtcatacatataatttactgCATATTAAAAGATAGTAAACAAGTTACCTTTAGGTATGTGGTAGGATTAAAAGATCttaaatatggtcatgcagaatcaGACACTAACATGTGTTtcataagtactaataaacaccCAATATGTTagtatgctaataagcaactagttaagagtGAGTATTGGTCCCTGAACTAATAAAGGGTTACCCACCTGCTGAAAAGAAAGTGCAAAAGTCTGTTTTTCCTAAACGATTTTCCTTCTTTGCTTATTATGCATCCAAAAATGTTACGTTTCTGAtcaataaatctaaaaataaatgcaatagtAATACTTGTAGCAACAGAAGACTTAACTTAATTAGGGATGTTATTATTGCAgcttataaaaatgataaataagaATCATCTGATGACTGCAAGTTAATGTTCCACCCGATTTTTACCCTAAATATACCTATAATCTcctcttaattattttattacttaaaataacttcACATTAGCGTGTTATAACTTACCTTGAATATAAAAAATGCAGacagccaaaaatgaaatcatTCCCAGTGCCATTTTCACAGTTCACACAGGTGTATGAACCGATTCATTAACAAATCGAAATAGCGAGTTCCACGTTTCTCGTTATCACAGTTTCTTAAAACATTACTAGGCCAGAACAGCCTcaattcttattttaaatcCAAATCTCATCGCATTCTCGCAATTGAGTTTcctaaaaacatacatttaaacacagTAGTCCAGCgttcaaattatttaaaggaaTGCGTCAAAAGTTTTAAACTGATATCACGTCACTAAAACAGATCCTGTCTTGCAGCAGACTTTGACGTTTAGGAGAGCTAAGTATAGACGGTGTGAATCCTTGTGCTTGCAACTCAACATGCAATTTGAGAAGTCAGATTCAAACTAGCGGCATCTAGTTGCTATAAGATCACCTAATAATCACGTGGCATgccgttttaacatttattcccTTAAACTCTTACCTAATTTATGTTTCTAGTACTTGTACCTGAAATAAACCTATagtatctacactgtaaaaaaacaaaaaacacaatttgttgagtcagcttaaaataatttgttaccctgctgccttaaaattttaagttcagtcaactaaaataagtttagtcaacttgaaatgttaagttgtactaagtatcaattcagatatttgtgtttgctaaacttaatagatgggtaacccagctgccttaaaattttaagttgattcaactcaaatatctaagttgtcacttagtataatttaacatttcaagttgaataaacttttttttgagttgactggcagccaggttacaaattattttaagttgactcaacaaataatttttt
The sequence above is drawn from the Labeo rohita strain BAU-BD-2019 chromosome 16, IGBB_LRoh.1.0, whole genome shotgun sequence genome and encodes:
- the si:ch211-225p5.8 gene encoding sodium channel subunit beta-1, which codes for MALGMISFLAVCIFYIQVPQGQTGCAEVDSMTEAVAGEGFLLGCISCKRREEVPGSAIVDWHYRAPGTEEFVHIFQYEYNNPTILHENFEGRLVWHGTMGTKDVQTGSIFIHNVTYNDTGTYLCTFHRTLYLPLDEGHVVISKEVELTVVEKANPELTAVISEIMMYVLIAVLQLWMIGVLIYCYRKISAENEAREARKAARSQSKLSQPKDPCDGIYLE